Proteins co-encoded in one Arachis hypogaea cultivar Tifrunner chromosome 13, arahy.Tifrunner.gnm2.J5K5, whole genome shotgun sequence genomic window:
- the LOC112738392 gene encoding E3 ubiquitin-protein ligase RSL1 translates to MSLQSPLNPQTGSNRRRRTAPSSPSNDVIDVDNFVFTPVTHKGTDKTTPISVEHYALDRDLQLAIAASLAVPLPHLINISDDDDDDDDDVSILAAKPENTPFGKRRKRDNNENEKGESSNSAPPFICEICTETKSLVESFCVTGCHHSYCNDCVVLYVGSKLQENVINIRCPVPGCKGLLELEDCREILPKEVFDRWGMAMCEAVVVEGERFYCPFKDCSALMINDGGELVRQSECPNCRRLFCAQCKVAWHDRIGCDEFQTLNKDEREKEDIMLMNLAKTKKWRRCPMCKYYVEKSQGCMYMKCRCGYAFCYSCGALSNNNTHYCSSCKR, encoded by the exons ATGAGCCTCCAGTCCCCTCTGAATCCCCAAACAGGATCAAACAGAAGGAGAAGGACTGCTCCGAGTTCCCCTTCCAACGATGTAATCGACGTTGACAATTTCGTCTTCACACCAGTCACTCACAAGGGCACAGACAAGACCACACCCATCTCCGTCGAACACTACGCCCTAGACAGGGACCTCCAGCTCGCAATCGCCGCCTCCCTCGCCGTCCCACTACCTCACCTCATCAACATAtccgacgacgacgacgacgacgacgacgacgtcAGCATCCTCGCTGCAAAACCCGAAAATACCCCTTTCGGGAAACGAAGAAAGAGGGACAACAATGAGAACGAGAAAGGCGAGTCCTCCAACAGCGCCCCACCATTCATCTGCGAAATCTGCACCGAAACAAAGTCATTAGTGGAGTCTTTCTGCGTCACCGGTTGCCATCACTCTTACTGCAACGACTGTGTGGTACTGTATGTTGGGTCGAAGCTTCAGGAGAATGTGATTAACATTCGGTGTCCGGTGCCAGGATGCAAGGGACTTTTAGAGCTGGAAGATTGTCGTGAGATTCTCCCGAAGGAGGTTTTCGATCGATGGGGGATGGCCATGTGTGAGGCTGTGGTTGTCGAGGGTGAGAGATTCTATTGCCCTTTCAAGGACTGCTCAGCGCTTATGATCAACGACGGCGGAGAGTTGGTGAGGCAATCAGAGTGCCCTAACTGTCGGAGGCTGTTCTGTGCCCAGTGCAAGGTTGCTTGGCATGATAGGATTGGCTGCGACGAGTTTCAGACCCTGAATAAGGATGAGAGGGAGAAGGAGGATATTATGCTGATGAATCTGGCTAAAACCAAGAAGTGGAGGAGGTGCCCCATGTGCAAGTATTATGTTGAGAAATCTCAGGGCTGCATGTACATGAAATGCAG ATGTGGATATGCCTTCTGTTACAGCTGTGGAGCCCTTTCCAACAATAATACCCACTATTGCAGCAGCTGCAAGCGTTAA